GGAGAAATCAGAAAGTGGTTTGGCACCTCAAGTAATTAATTGACATTATTAAGTGGGTACATCAGCGTATGATCAAATTCGAAGACTAAACGTTTTTCCTAGCCTTATTTTCTATTGGAACCGGATATCACTCCAAATGTTTTGTTTACGTTTACATTTACCTTTGTTTGGTATACAAAATCACCACGATGGAACATGTGCTATCTATTTCCTTCCCGCACCACAATCACACTCTAAACCCGCGCTAAATATTCGCTCATATTTCCGCCACTAATTGAATCTTCTCGTAATTGGACACACCTAATCACGGCTGTACATAGAGGAATACTGTCGTATTGTTACGGATGAATTGGGGCCTGCTACTGGTGCAATTAACAACGCAATCCGCGGTATCACATTTCCAGAACCTTTTCCAGGCGCATCGAATGCCGCTATCATCGATGTATTCGCGCGCACCCGCTATCACTGCAGCTTTTCAGATGCATTGTTGTTTGTGTTTTGTAATTGATAGGAGTGTTTGTGCCTCTTTCTCCCTTACCAACGAACCGTTACTTCGATGATTCTCAATTTTCACGCGTTAGCCTTATTTGCCGCTCGATTTGATCACTATTGTCGTCCaattgattctttttttttttgtacaatcgAGCCGGCATTTTTCGCACTAATTCGCTATTTTTTTCAGCGAAGCTTCCGACTTCTGAATTCGACTCAACATAACACGTCACAAACAAGCACACATACACAggaaatgtcaattttggtaATTGATCAATTGGTGGACGCGGGAACAGTCCTCCGACGCGGGATACCCGGTTTCAAATTGGGTGCTCCAGTTGTTTGCGTGGGTAGTTTAAGTTCTATTTTTGCGCATTCCTCAAACTCTCGAATTCATCTTTATCTGAAAACAAGAAACTCTGCGCCGTGGCACTTGTCGACATGTTCTCATCATCGGGACGTCCATAATTGGTTTAATTCTTTTTAATTGAGTGAAATATGTTGTGCTGCTGGTTTTGAGTATGTTTAGTCGGTGTTTGTGCAAGCCTATCGCGGCGCGACCACACGTTTCACGACGATTGTGGAGCACATTCTACGGTTGTTACGGTGATGCATCTTCGCGCGCGTGATGTGACCTATTGTTGAATTGTTTGATCAACCGAGCGACTGATAGACTCGAATGACCAGTAGAGGACCGGAGGTGCCCACATGGAGATTTGTATCGCCGTGGCAATCGGATTTTGTGCCTCAATGGGAGCCATCGAGTGTCATAAATTTGATTGTGAGTTAGTGGATATGAATGGTCGTAAATCGATGAGACAGTTGCTGTGATGTGATTACCGCGTGATGATTCATTCGTATAACGAATAAAATGTTACGTTTTTACGTTCAATCTTGTCACTATATGCATCAATGAAATTTTGGTTTGGATTATTTTAGCTTAACTCAACTCTGTAAAGTAAATTTTTCAGGAAAATGGCTATCTGGATAAGGCGGTAGATTAAATTGAGACGAAATTGGGCACATTGAGAATTtaataagaataaaaatttTGACTTAGCCATGTTCATTACACTGCCGGTGCTCTTGCTAGTTTTCTGTATAGGAGTAATTATATAATAAGTCTACGGAAAGTTCGCTTTTACAACAAAACAAAGTAACaaaatattcatattttaaATGAGTTGAATGATATAATGTTCATAATTATATATGGTTTACcagcagtggcgtagcgtgatcGGTTGACACCTGGGGCGGTGTCTGGGCAGCGAAATGTCTGCtcaaatcgtcaaaatcaatAGAGCCAGAATATGTACGAGCattatcaaacaaatgattaatgGCTTGTATAACATTTTCCATGCCAATGGAACATATTTTCGAATGCAACAAATATTTTCAAAGGTacaaatttttggaagaaaaagtacatatgaaaaagattttttcacctTCCAGTACagataaatatgtgccaaaCACAGTGCAATGATTGACATCGTTGATTTCATTCGTTTCTAAATGTTAACATCACTAGAAAAAGCTCACTTTCCAAAACTTCATTGTAGGCAATTCAGAATCGATCCTACTGACATGGTTGGGGTGTTGTCGAAGGATTGTCAACGGCTCTTGGTAAAACTTAAGCCATCACTCTTCAATTAATAAaggatgttgttcctcaaatcAGTAGTCTTTTTCCAAAATGAAAAAGCGAATAcactttttcattgatttttccattttcaatcTTGAAATATCTCGATTCTGTCATGTCCCAAAATATTTCGATGATCCGAAACAATTTTCCCATTTACACGACCCGCGAGAATTTCAGTGAACTCGCTTTGAAGAGAGACATGATATCGTAATGCATCGATATCCGGGCACTTAAGCATTTTCGAAGATAACATcaactacaggtaaacttcgatataacgtacatttcactttcaaaattgtacgttgtatcgaattgtacgttatatcgaaacataataaagtactcacaaacgtagtctataatactttattgtgttgcttttttagtaaagttaatgaataacttcaatcagaagatgaagccagcctttctcatgatgtttcccttcgtactgttgattaaaacttgattcattcAGAATCCGGATTcataaaaccagctgtatttcgggattgattgaaggtacaaaacttgttttagcatcacaatacagatattcCATTGttctattagaaaaaaaatattgaaaaaaaatttcctttacactatggaaatgtgtacgttatatcgagtgacgttatatcgagggtacgttatatcgaagtttccctgtacttaAATATTGCTATAGCGTAGCATGTACCATATATAATATAATTAGAAGACATTCATTTAAGGTATAAATCACagaaatcatgttatatttgttcaaaattagtAATTTTCTTCATTGTGTCGTGATTGAAAATCCCGACCTGTTTTCAATCATGATTTGaattccggacacttttgctccaAATTCCGACACATTTTGTCAGCAGcatttctttgagagaaattagttATTGATTTTTGCAAAGCTCATTATTTCATTGTTATTCTTTCATAATCTTAAATCAAACATCAAACATCGAAAATACTTGCTCCGTTCTTTTTAGAGCTTGTAACATATTCTTATGAAACTCTTGCAATAAAAATCATCATGATGAACTTTTGATCAAAAATTTTCACTATAACTAATGGTTTCTTCTCGCGATGTAACGCTGACAATGGTTGCAATTAGATTACAAACTATCAAATTCAACAAGAAGGTATGCTTCAAATTTTCTCTAAATAATACTACCAACTGACGGATCCCgttcatacgaaatattgaagaattttttttaaatataatatcCAATCATGGTCGTGGGTCACACCCCACTGAGGAAACAACCAAACCCACCTCCACCCCCGACCCAACACACTATACGCCTCAGCTTACTAGGGTGGTGgaaatttgtatatttttattgttagaaAGTTCCCTACCTCAGAAGTAAATAATTGATCaatgtttgtcttttttttttcttttcgtttttgattttGCTTACAAAAAAATGGCAGTTATAGAAAAAAGTCATAATTTGAGGGTGCTAGATCAAAATCGTAGGATGATATGAAATAGATGCTTGATTAATGCCCGAATGGTTTATTGACCTATTTTTTCTATAGCATGATGATGACAGTGTAGTAATCTGACGGACACACCTTTCCTCAAGGCTCAATTGCTCAATTTTTTAATCATATCAGTGCTTACAATTCATGAGAAATCCAATCAGTGCTTAAAATCAATGAGAAACGTAACTTGGCGAAAAATCttcaaccagaacgggaatcgaaccaaaagctccggcatgataatgtgtgaccaTAACCACTCGGCTACTGGGGTCACATCATGGCAGGCTATTGGAGGAAATAGTCTTGATGTCTTCACGGCAATCGAAGAAAGTCAAAATGGAGAAAGTGGCCAGGTGCAAATTTGACGTTTCTCCTTTGAGTTGATTCGAAGCCTAGTGTTTCGTATTATGGAAGCGTTTTCCTAAACCCATTCAAGGATTTCAGAGTCTCTGTATTACATAGTCACGTTGCTTACAATTCTCAATGGATGATAGACTCTGTCGAAGATAATTTTTCAACGATGGAGCTGTATCAAGAGCGACACCGAGATCCCGACTTATTTGAAACTTTTCGTACGGTTGAAGCTTATAACGAAGCAAATTTTGAGGGTTAGGGTACTCGATCGATTTTCACTGCCAGTTTTCTATTGAGAAGATATGACCGATGTCATTGAACGAGCCTTACAGAGCACCCACATTTTTGAAGTTTGGCCAGAATCACTGGATGCGATCTACATTGCGtaaatgacgtcagtttgttggCTCTCTCCTGTATTGCAAAGACAAAAAGATGTGAATTCACAATAAATTCTCTTGAAAACTGTTGGAATATGGTCAAAACAGTTATCAACAGCGGAGCGGAGAACATTCTAGATCATGTGAAACAAAAACGACGGGACGAGTGGTCATTACTCTTCCGTGAAAAGAAGCGCCGCCAGAAAGAGAAGAAGTGTGAAGAACAAGAATAGCTGCACCACTCTAATGAGACACGAAAGTTCTACCGGTTATAAATCAATACATTCCGAAAATGCTTCATGCCAAGAGCAGAAATTGTGTCGGAATAATCATGGAAATATCTTGACGAACGATCGTGAAGTTACCGAAAGATGGAGGCAGTATTTTAATGAATACCTAAATGGCATACAGGTAGAGGACCAAAATAAGGATGGAAGTGATTACGTATATGCAGTAAATGATGCAGATGTACCAGCTCTAATGATAGGTGAAGTTAAGAAAGTTGGTTAATAGTCTACAGGTTGTCAAAATTTGGGAAACAGGAAACAGCTATCGGAGGAGTGGAAAGATGGAGTTATTTTCCAGAAAAACGGTGAAATTAGACGGTGAAAACTTTCGCCATTTCGTGGCATTTCTCAATCCTCAATGCCGCCCACAAAGAACTTTCGCAACCTACCTTCCGTCGTGTATCGCCACTAACGAACAGATTCGTGCGAACTTATCGGGACGGCTTCATCGAAGGTcgggcagatcctccaaaaatgCCGTGAGCACAGAGTCCCTACGCATCATCTATTCATCGGTTTTAAAGTCGCATATTATTCAATAATAGCCCttgcatttaaaaaatggactatTTTCAAATTGCGGTAAAAAAAGCGAAATATAATCGTCTTTTTCTTATTGACCGGAACTTACGTCATTGCTGTCGAAAACATACTTGCTGGCATGTTTTTCACCTCTTTCTTAGCTTGATTTATTAGTTCATCCTTCGTTTTTACCACGAAATTATTGGAGTAGACCCTCCGTTTCAGATCGAAAACTCTCGATGGGACGCCGATGGAGGGCGTTTGGAGAGttggcaacttccggcaggctcTTTGTGATGTAAATCTACCCGTTCACCGTAAGCCCCGAATGGAAGAAGAGCGGATTTGTAATCCTcttttcgctgatggttatagaAGCACCTTATTTAGGAACTTGGCGTGGGAAGTTGTTAAAACGTTGAAACTTACATCCTTGATAGGGGACGTAAAGTAGCTAGTTCCCTGCCAGTCATTGCCATCCAGCGGTCTTGAGATACGTTTTCGCATGTTCATCTCCGCTGAgtgttttttcactgtttggcccgTTGCTCCGACCTCCCGGCCCAAAGCCCGAAACGATGTAGCCACCTTTCCCCCCGTCTTCTGCTCTAGCTCCAGCTGCAGCTTACGATCGCGTAGCATCGTCGGACGATCGGAACCAGGCTTCTCCATTGAATGCTCTCATTATTCTCCAGAAGTGTGAGAATATTATATataccggaacgggcgtatccggcggaTTCAAAGTATTGACGATGTCCACTTTCTCCGCAACGGGATGGAGCTTCCAGTCCGCACAATCTATGGAGCGCAGTTACTTTACTGTTTCCACCATAACTTCCGCAGTTCTACTGATAgcgctgtcaaattttgtttgaaaaatcatgggttactatgattgacgatgtACAATTGGTTTCATCATCAGGTGTTGAGGTGAACGCATGAAACATAGTTATGaagaatcatggacgaaaacggGTCCCGCAGGGGGCTTCGCCAAGGGTCCTCAACATCGCTCTGGAATGTGTTATGAGATGGACGGTGTTTAAATCGCGTGGTATTTTTAACAGATCCAGTCAATTCATCTTCGCTTCGCTGATGACGTTGTTATTGCcggcagaacatttgagacAGTTAATGAACACTACACTAGGTTTAAGCACGAAGCAGAGAGAATTGGACTGAGAACTAATGCGAAGTATACCAAATACATGGTGGCTTCcggatccgagcacgacaggCTCGGATTAAGCAGTAGTGTAGCGATCTCCGGCAATGAGTTCGATGTAGTGGACCAATTCATCTACCATTACAACCTGGTTGACCTAGCCGTTAAGTCAGAAATTTGCCTCatcagaaaacagaaaatttttgatgaaaatcggGATCGGTTTCCAATCTGTGGTAAATCTGTGGTGAAAATTAAAAGTAAAGAACCTGACTGGGGACAATTGACTGTCAATGTCAGTTATACAGAATTCGAGATGCGCTATCATGCACTGTCGGGTAGCACTGTACATCTTTATATACATTATAATGGCAATagagtagaacctcgattattcgCGAGcagatgatccgcggtgcggattatccgtGAATGCATGTTCCCTAGTAATTCTATAAACCTTCTCGAAATttatcagtgagtggtagagtcctgctcttttgttttggttatggctttcacattatctgatcactgatgtacacgaccttacagcagggttgccataataaaatctgtgtttttggtctcaaaaaatctttttatctgtgttttttctcagcAAATcagtatcgaaatctgtatcaacCCGATCGTTAATATGCTTTCAGCCACCACTGCAaggaagtatactaatattataatttatgcaacaatgtatcagtttacactttttctaaacgaattttaatgtcttgtgaatttattcacgaaccaaaacggtgctactatgaataatagataacggtattctttataaacaaaagttgtcatccatccttgaggaaaggattaacacgttgactgccacgtcagtcaccggtgactaacACCGAGCTTTCGTTCAGGCTGCGTCAGTCACCGTTGACTGACAGTATAATGTATGAcaataaaggtaactaatataaacataaaagctttcaagcattccctttcgaacaaaaataccttccactacggCAAGAAACaatggccctaatacgtttgaaaaatttccatagagtcgCCATAAAACCGTGGCATTCAACGTGTTAATTGAAaattccatgtattgcggcactgtatagatgtaaagagcattgttctgtatgttcaaacagaaagatagaAGATGAAAGACgcaaaactaattatttttgttatatatgcgtaagatatcacacgaagaagagttaaagaaaaacaaattaaacataaaaacattgtttagtaaatatagggttggggaaaaagaaatgtcgtatttctgatcgaaatttgacgctttatttaacaatattaaaaattatccaATCTTAGTCAAATAtgggccgttttgttcgcaaacttgttgccatttagaaagcaacttcattatcccgcCTTATAAacaacccccccccctccttatttgcaaaacactcagacagccagttttcgcaagcctcttttgagggcaacttagtatcaccaagagcgttttgcatggaccggaagagatgataatcacttggggccaggtccgaactatacggtgggtgcaataggacatcccatccgagctcccgtagcttctggcgggtcatcaaagatgtgtgaggccgagcgttgtcctggtggaaaacaacaccattcatattgatcatttctggccgcttctggtcaatcgcctgcttcaaacggtcaagctgctcaaagtagagaaccgagttgagggtctggccatagttgagcagctcatagtggatgatacccctccaatcccaccaaacacacagcaaaaccttcctggccgtcaatccgggcttggcgatggtttgggccggctcaccgcgcttcgaccacgacttttttcgctttaggttgtcgtacgtgatccacttttcatcaccagtcaccatcttcttcaaaaatgggtcgagttcgttccgtttcagcagtgcatcgcaggcgttgattcggtctaaaagatttttttgcgtcaactcgtgtggcacccatacatccagctttttttggaaccccttcttctgcaaatggttccaaacggtttaatggtctatacccagttcctggccaatcgagcgagtgctcacatgccggtcgacttggatgatttcaacgattttatcggcttccacgacgattggcctaccagtacggggtgtgtCTTCggcagccactacaccagaacgaaatcgatcaaaccaacgctgtgttgtgcgaatcgttacagtatcgggtccataaaccacacgaattttttcggccgtcgttgtagttttacctcgcaggtagtaaaaacgtaaaatatggcgaatttattgcttggtggactccatctttgacgcgctataacttgagactgaaaaggacaatcacaacactgtcgaaACGACGcgtgtagcacagattgtcgtctttaaatagctgtatagtatgacccgatacgataagtacaacacaagatatgtttaagtgttgtcaTATGTTGACAATATAcggcatttctttttccccaacccaatacttatcagaagtttgcaaaaaaaaaggaatcttGTTCAGCTTTCATCACTGCTTtatcatgtaaaaaaatgcaaCCAGTACGACACATATGTCGAAGTTTAATACAATCGCAAAggattaaatttataagttcaatcttGAAGCATAATATTAgatttagtatcattgattggcatagttattattaatttgacgatgttgatgataTCCACGTAAAGATTCGTAatcactgtgctttagtaggaagtagataaacagtgttattcatttattgtgaagctagccgatgacgcagacttATGCATTTTTTcaccttagattgaacatgagaaagcagtacgcCACATACGAATGCCatactctcattcagactgattcgaatgctatatgaataaaatttgtGAGTTGGGAAATAATACTACAGATATCAACCTATAGCTAATATTGGatctttaatttgaaaaatatgtaaatctgtatgaaaaccaaaaaaaaactgtaatctgtatctacagattcttggtttcaaaaaatctgaaaaatctgtataaatacagattattctgtagatatggtaactctgctttacagatggatagttcaataatttctgtattggtaaaacatagttttcatgctacaATATCTTTTGTTCGTGTTTGTACCTCATttttagccctttattgcgttattcgcgattttcgctaaacgtggtgatctagcccgactatttcgcggataaacggggttctactgtatattaatgaaatttttttttcaataaatttcaatttcaatttcatgaatttcaatCAATCTTTTTCGGGTGGAAACTTGGTTAATGCACTAATACTTTGTCAACGAACTATTATAAAGTGAAActttcaaatatttcaacataatcaataATAATATGAGGCTCTTATAAATCTCCAAATGGTTTTCTCGACTTCTGCCTCTTGATACAAAAACTTTTGTTTCTgctattaattaaaaattaaaccTTCTTCGAACTGTGAAAATGTGCTTCAAGCCAAAGAAACAGTTTGAGTAATAAGGAAATGATGTGATGGGATCAatggaaaaaatcttttttttatttttattttatttatcctCATATTTCGAAAAGTACCTTGAATAATGATTGAATATCCTTGATCGCAATCCGACAACGTCGAGTGTCTAGTCCAGGAAAGAGTTGCGCCTAATAAAGGTTCCGCAACATTTTGAGACTCATTATTCCTCTAATATTTGAGATCGGAAAATCTCTAAgatgatgaaaaatgaattgatgTATTCCACACGCAGTTGTTCTTTGATTTACGTTAGGAAATCGAGTATTTCCCAATACTCATTACACGTTCCGGTCAAAAAGGTTTCCGTTATCAGTACCGCACCGTATCTCACGTCTGACTCGTTCGGTCAATACTAATTACTCACATTTGTTTTCCTGAGACCATCATACTCAAGCAAACTGCGAATCTGATAACATCAAATCACTTGAAAACATTAGCAGTGACACTATACACATCGAATCTTATCGGTTTTATGGAGAATCACTAACCACCACAACGTTTCGCAGATTAATTGACACTTGTTCTCTGATATGGGTCGATGACAGGTGAAAATTTGAACTTCATTTTTGTTCATATCCCAGTAAGCCAGCGATAGTATTAGGCTCGGCTATATTGATTTTCACACCAATATTCAAATTGGAGCTCGGGTTCACAATTATTTCCGTTCAACGCACCCATCCGATCACGCCTCAAAACGTTCcatcactcactcactcactgaGAATTCCGACCGAACCCGACGTTCAAGTGATACTAAATCAgtccaatttcaaatttcaaagcgAGGCGGAAAGACATCACCACCAGGCATGCACTGATCATCGGGACCGACCGTCATGATGATAGGTTAAGCGCACTCACACAAGCGCGTATGCACAGCCGATGCGCGCTCTCATGTGACTCTGGTCGGATTACGACTGTTGATACCTGGGTCTGGATGCCGACCCTCTTGTTAAGGGAGATTTGTTGTTTTACCGTTTTACACATTTTGTTTGCCTGTGGGTCATCATGGGAGTCATTTCGGCTGTTGTTTACTTACTGTGGAGACGCTTGGTGCATGACATCGCTTGGTTCACACGTTAGACACAAATCCTATGTTGGGATTTCTCCAATGAACGGTGGTCGTAAGGTGGTCAGGTTTTCTAAATTTAGAGCTCATTGAAATGAATTGTACATTATTCTGTTTGGAGAATCGGGCTTCGGAAGAACACAGAAAAATGGAATGGAAGATTCTATGACACAGGGGTCTTAGTATCTCAAAGTATTATTTTGTCTTGTGCTCTCACACTGCTTCGCTTCTTGATTGTGTGGGTGAATAATATCAATACACTGATTAGAAGATGTTTCCCTCAGTGCACTTCGTTATCTGCTACCTGAGTTTATTGGGTAGCATAGCCTCTATGTTCAATGGCTCGGTTGCGTCGGGATTATTAACAACCATTCAGACACGATGTGGTACAGCAACTTCTCCAGAACTGGGCGTGCATTGCTGATGATAATCTTCCGAAAGAGGATTTGATACAGAGAAAGAATGTGCAGCGAGATATAAGCCGATTCGTTGATTCAATAATCAGACCAAGCCAGTGACTTCAGCTTTGCGGTGTGATCGTTGTTGTTAATGGGAAGGTTAGATCAAagtatttttatcaaaattaaTATTAGGATTATTTAATGGATAGTATTCAGTTTTGAGAATGACATATTACATTCCACAGTTATAATGCGGCAGATATAAGACtcgattaacacgttgagctccgaattgttcttgcttcgctttccattcagcccacaTCAAAAGCGTTTGCAcgatatcagtgtcggtctcagctcccaaagatacttattggaCACATAGAAAATAGCCAGAAATTCAACTAGAAATCAGTcactttttgtaaaacatccgaaaacaaaccatatatatttataatatttttttgttactgTCAATCCCAGCCAGCCCACACTTTCTTACCAACAAGCTCAACGTCGGCTCCTAGGGACGCGGGGCTCATCATGTTAAAATCTGTACACAGGAAATCAGCTTTATCTCGGGTTCGTTTTGATGAACTTTAAATTTTAGTATTTCAAAAcgaaatttttttgatttggttttgatggaaaatttctaatttttctcgaaatatcTCGTATCAATTTTTGGACACTTTGTTGGTCATATTGAGCGGCACTTTTATTCCACCAACTCTGCTGCAGCGCTATTCATCTCGCTTGTCCCTCTTTATTTAGCTTCTACTTAACAGTTGATCAATAATTGGTTAgtaaaaaatatcattaactttTTCTGTGAATGACTGTGACAGTGACTGTGAATTTGCAGTACTAGTAGAATTGTTATTATTTTACTAATTCTTCATACCATACTTCATAACTTTATAGCACTAAAAAGATTGCAGTCTTACGCTATGAGagtgaataaataataataataataataataataataataataataataataataataataacctaGATAAGCACCTTTCACCAAGACGATAGACAGAACCGCGTACTCTCCAAAAAACCGAAACCTGCTTGGATGAGACGCCTGGAAGGTCGTATCCAAACGCTCCGAGTAAAAATCGGTCGACTAACGCAGTACAAGAGGGGAAGTCGATCGCGAAAG
The Toxorhynchites rutilus septentrionalis strain SRP chromosome 2, ASM2978413v1, whole genome shotgun sequence genome window above contains:
- the LOC129768952 gene encoding uncharacterized protein LOC129768952, yielding MLRDRKLQLELEQKTGGKVATSFRALGREVGATGQTVKKHSAEMNMRKRISRPLDGNDWQGTSYFTSPIKDRKEDYKSALLPFGAYGERVDLHHKEPAGSCQLSKRPPSASHREFSI